The genomic stretch ATTCAAAGATTTTAATATCTTTAATTTATGAAAATTTTTTTAATTAAGGGGTGGTGAATATAAGTTAAAAAAATCAAAAATATTTCCTTCAAAACTTATTGTTCTAGTAAATTTAGAATACATTATTTTCTTATTGTTTAATAAATAAATAATTTTATCAACATTTATTTTCTTTTCATTAAAATTAATTAAAATTCTATCTTTATTTTCTTTATCTTGTTTTATAGTTGTGATTCCTAAATCTCTTGCTATTATTCTTATTTTTATAAATTCAAAAAATCCTTTTGCCTCAGATTTAATTTTTCCAAATCTATCTTCTAATTCATTATATAAGTTTTCTAATTCATCCAAAGTTTTTAAAGCTAAGGCTCTTTTATATATTTTTACCTTTTCATTTTTTTCTATATAGCTATCTGGTAGAAATCTTGGGAAATTAAGTTCAACATCAACTTCATCAAGTTCTTCTTCTGCTTCTCCCTTTAATTTTAAAATTTCTTCATTTAACATCTTCATATATAGATTATAACCAAAAGTTTCAACTGCCCCATGTTGTTTTTCTCCTAAAATTTCTCCAACACCTCTAATTTTTGAATCTTCCATTGCTAAATCTATACCTGTTAAATTGTCAAACTCTCTAATACTTTCCTCTCTTTTTTGGGCATTTTTAGTTTTATTTTCGTTCGTAAGCATATAGCAATAACTTTTTTTAGTGCTTCTGCCAATTCTTCCTCTCAGTTGATAGACTTGAGATAGTCCTAGTTTTTCAACTCCTTCAATTATCATAGTATTAGCATTTTCTATATCAATACCATTTTCTATAATAGTTGTTGCCACCAAGACATCTACATTACCATTTTCAAATTCTTGAATATTCTTTTTAATATCTCTTGGCAACATCTGTCCATGAATATAACTAACCTTAATATATTCTGGTAGTAACTCTCTTATTTCTTTTACCTTACTTTCCATTCTTTTCACAGAATTAAATATATAAAAAACTTGTCCTTCTCTTGAAATTTCAGAAAGAATTATTTCTTTAATTAAATTTTTATTATTGTCTATATACTCTGTTTGAATTTTCTGTCTGCCTTCTGGGGAAGTATCTATTACAGATAGATCTCTAATTCCTAATAGTGATAAGTTTAAAGTTCTAGGAATAGGAGTAGCAGTTAAAGTCAAAACATCTAAATCACCTTTAATCTTTTTTAATTTTTCTTTTGCTTTAACTCCAAACTTTTGTTCTTCATCTATAATAAGAAGTCCTACATCTTTAAATTTTATATCATCTGATAATAGTCTATGAGTTCCAATCACTAAGTCTGCTGAACCATTTTCAATTCTTTTAAGACTTTCAACTTGTTCTTTTTTTGACTGAACTCTACTCAAAATTTCTATATGTACAGGATAATTTTTAAATCTTTCACTAAATCTTTCATAATGTTGCTCTGCTAAAACTGTTGTAGGTACTAAAAGAATTACTTGTTTACTATCCATCACAGCTTTGAAAGCTGCTCTTATTGCAACCTCTGTTTTTCCATAGCCCACATCTCCACATATAAGTCTATCCATAATTTTTCCAGATTCCATATCTCTTTTTACATCTTCAATAGCTTTTAATTGTGCAGGTGTTTCTGTAAATGGAAAAGTTTCCTCAAATTCTTCTTGCATAACAGTATCTTTTGAAAATTTAAAACCATTTCCTAAATTTCTTTTAGCTTGTATTTTTATAATTTCCTTAGCAAAAATTTCTATATCTTCACTTAATTTATCTTTCTTTCTTTTAAAACCTTTTCTACCCAACTTATAGATTTCAGGTATAATATCAGAAATATTTATAAATTTTTCTATCTTATTTATACTATCAACTGGAACAAATAATTTATCTTCATCTGCATATTTTATTTTTAAATAATCTTGCCCTTCAATATTTTCTAAGCCTAAAAATATTCCTACACCAAAATTTTCATGAATTACATAATCTTGCTCTTTTATTTCATCAACAGCCTTATACCTAAGTGCTTTCTTTTCAACTCTTTCTCTTTTTACTCTGATACCCTTAATTTCTCTATCTGTCAGTATCAATTTATCCTCTGTTTTATATCCTTCAAAAAGTGGATATTTTTCAAATTTAAGAGAATAGTCCTTAAATATTTCTTTGTATCTAGTTGCTTCCTCTGAATAAATTGTAATTTTAGTGTTTTCAGATAATTTTTTAACTCTATCTATAACTTCAAACTACTTCAATTCTTCTTCAGAGAATTTTTGTATTTCTATCTGTATACCTATTTTAGAAAGTTCAGCTACTTTATTTAAAATATCTTCTTCTCTATCCAAATTTTCATTGATAAGTCTTTTAATTTTAGCTTGTAATATATCATTATTTTCATAATAATATTCTATTTTATTTTTGTTCATAGACATAAGAGAGAATAAATCTTTTTTATTTTTATTATTGTCTATATACAATTCTATACTATCTTTTTTTTCTATACTTAATTGAGAATTTATATCAAAATATGTTATTCTATCAACTTCATTTCCAAAAAATTCTATTCTCACAGGATTATCTTGATTGATTTTAAATATATCTAAAATATCTCCCCTTATAGAATATTCTTTTCTTTGGGCAAGCATATATGTTTTTTCAAAGCCTGCATCTATCAATTTTTCTTCTAAATCTTTAATATCAAGATTTTTTCCTTTTTCAATAAAAATACTATTAGCTTCTGAATAGTAATCTTCTAAAAAATAATCTAAAGAGATAAGAATTATAAATTTTTCATTTGAATTTATAAGCTCTAATAAATCATAATTATATTTTTTTAATTCTCCAGCTTCATTTTCTTTTTTTATTCTAAGAATTTTTCCCTTGTAAAAATCCTTTAACACAAAAAAATAATCATCTATATTTCTGTTAGATGAACAGATATATACAAGATTATTTTTCTTATTCTTCAACCAAAATGGGATTTCCCCCCGAAATTTCTTTTCCATATTCTCTCCTAATTTACTCTATTTTAATTATATCAATTATTACAAGATATTTCTATTATTTATTTTTATATAATGATATAATTAAAGTGCAACTAAATATTTTTATTATACATAAGTTTATAGGGGGATTTTATGAAGAAATTATTTTTAATTTTTTTAAGTTTACTTTGTATTTCTTGTAGTCAATTAGATGTTTATCCTACTGAAGAAGAAAGAGCTATATTAACTACAATTGGTGTAACAAAACTTTTAAATGAAGATGAGAAGAAAATTTTAGCTTCTAATAACCTTATTGATTTTATATCTATTCATAAATTTTTTGATGTTAATTCTGAAAACTCAGCTTTTATGAAAAAAATGTACAATGATATTATTAGTGGTCCTCGTTTAACTGATAAAACAATTAAATTGAAAAATATGAACTATGAAAAAATTATTGTTGCAGATAACCTTGATTTAACTCAGCGTGCTATTGAAAAAATGGGAAGAACAATTGAAGGTAGAGCAACTCTTGCAAAATGTAGATTTGTATTTTTTAATTATGAAAGTGAAAAGAGTTGAAAAATGGTCAAAAGAATATGGTTTTAAATATATTTTTCCAAAATTAAATAAGTGATAAAAAGAGGCTGTTGCAACAGCCCCTTTATTTTATAGTTTATCTGTTATTTTATCAGCTAAAGTATAAGTTAATGGTCTTTGTTTTATTTTAACCAAATATCCTTTCTTTTCTAACTCTTGTGTATATTTATTTATAGTTTGTTGAGTTAAATCTCCTATGATATAACTTAACTCTACATTAGTAATTTCTTCAAAATCATTAAATAAATAATTTTGTAAATATATTTGTAACATTATATTTTCTTTTTCTGATAAATCTTTTGTCAATTCATTTAAAATTTCCATTGAATGATTAAATCTCATAACACTATCATTTAATAATTCTATTATCATTTCTTGCCCACTTTTTATAGTTTCTAGAATATTCTCAACAAAAAATGTTATTTCTCCATAATTATTTACATCTTCTACTTCAACAAAAGATTTATAATAGTCATCTAAATTTTTTGATATTGAGTAAGAAATAGAAAAAGCTGTTAAAATATCTAATTTTCTAGCTAAATACAAAGATAATAAATATCTTCCAAATCTACCATTTCCATCATAGAATGGATGAATATATTCAAAGAAAAAATGACTGATACTAGCTTTTACTAAAAATGGAATATCCTTTCTATTCATAAATTGAATTAAATTTTCCATATTTTTTTCTATTGCTTCTTCTCCATTAACACCTATATGTATAGTATTTCCTAGTCCATTAATTACTTTTACTGTGTCTTTTCTAAAATATTTTCCATCTAATTTATAGTTTCCACTTTTTTCAAAATCTTCAAACATCTCATCATATATTTTTCTAAAACTTAAAAGACTATCTATATGTTGAGTATCTTTAAAATTCTTTTCCATTATATCCTTATATTTTTTTATAATACCATCTAACTTATTACTTTTCTTATTAAATTTTTGCTTATCTTTTAGTGAAGTATGTATCTCACTTTTTACACTTTCTATTCCCTCAATCTTATTAGTTTTATATAGTTCATTAGATAAAATTTTTATAATAATATCTTTTAC from Fusobacterium hwasookii encodes the following:
- a CDS encoding Fic family protein, encoding MLNKYENLIKLYYKKKNIEEEYIKRIENPATFITDLKISPIKRGNKILDKEYSLFYLNLIEHILLQEIIIKNSNKINLISNELPKIAVKDIIIKILSNELYKTNKIEGIESVKSEIHTSLKDKQKFNKKSNKLDGIIKKYKDIMEKNFKDTQHIDSLLSFRKIYDEMFEDFEKSGNYKLDGKYFRKDTVKVINGLGNTIHIGVNGEEAIEKNMENLIQFMNRKDIPFLVKASISHFFFEYIHPFYDGNGRFGRYLLSLYLARKLDILTAFSISYSISKNLDDYYKSFVEVEDVNNYGEITFFVENILETIKSGQEMIIELLNDSVMRFNHSMEILNELTKDLSEKENIMLQIYLQNYLFNDFEEITNVELSYIIGDLTQQTINKYTQELEKKGYLVKIKQRPLTYTLADKITDKL